From one Oncorhynchus clarkii lewisi isolate Uvic-CL-2024 chromosome 6, UVic_Ocla_1.0, whole genome shotgun sequence genomic stretch:
- the LOC139411576 gene encoding SIN3-HDAC complex-associated factor-like isoform X2 has translation MFGFHKSKIYRSHEGCCICKTKSSSSRFTDSSRYEETFRLCFGLSEDRVGDICNACVLLVKRWKKLPKGSKKNWNHVVDARAGPGFKLTKPKKMKNSDGKKKNKLKRLHKFKRQNSDAHSTTSSMSPSQSPSYESDDGSDIESKQRRPTPSVFSFLDRSYWKSPAAAPRSRRRWFPCRTHTFPFPRFTPRLYCYQRPRKRTGDGS, from the exons ATGTTTGGTTTTCACAAGTCGAAAATATATCGCAGCCATGAAGGATGTTGCATTTGCAAAACCAAGTCCTCCAGTTCACGCTTTACTGACAGCAGCAGATACGAAGAAACCTTCAGGCTATGTTTTGG GTTGTCAGAGGATCGTGTGGGAGACATCTGCAATGCTTGTGTGCTGTTAGTAAAAAGATGGAAAAAACTGCCAAAGGGCTCTAAGAAGAACTGGAACCAT GTTGTGGATGCAAGAGCTGGGCCTGGCTTCAAGCTAACCAAACCCAAGAAGATGAAGAACAGCGATGGGAAGAAGAAAAACAAACTGAAGAGGCTTCACAAATTCAAAAGACAAA ACTCTGATGCCCACAGCACGACCTCAAGCATGTCTCCATCCCAGTCCCCCAGCTACGAGTCAGATGACGGCTCAGACATTGAGTCCAAACAGAGGCGCCCCACTCCTTCTGTCTTTTCCTTCCTGGACCGTTCTTACTGGAAAAG CCCTGCTGCAGCTCCAAGAAGCAGGAGACGTTGGTTCCCATGCAGGACACACACCTTCCCCTTCCCGCGATTCACCCCCCGCCTCTACTGCTACCAGAGGCCCAGAAAGAGGACTGGTGATGGCTCTTGA
- the LOC139411576 gene encoding SIN3-HDAC complex-associated factor-like isoform X1: protein MFGFHKSKIYRSHEGCCICKTKSSSSRFTDSSRYEETFRLCFGLSEDRVGDICNACVLLVKRWKKLPKGSKKNWNHVVDARAGPGFKLTKPKKMKNSDGKKKNKLKRLHKFKRQNSDAHSTTSSMSPSQSPSYESDDGSDIESKQRRPTPSVFSFLDRSYWKRQKVCCGIVYKGRFGEVMIDPRLFKPCCSSKKQETLVPMQDTHLPLPAIHPPPLLLPEAQKEDW, encoded by the exons ATGTTTGGTTTTCACAAGTCGAAAATATATCGCAGCCATGAAGGATGTTGCATTTGCAAAACCAAGTCCTCCAGTTCACGCTTTACTGACAGCAGCAGATACGAAGAAACCTTCAGGCTATGTTTTGG GTTGTCAGAGGATCGTGTGGGAGACATCTGCAATGCTTGTGTGCTGTTAGTAAAAAGATGGAAAAAACTGCCAAAGGGCTCTAAGAAGAACTGGAACCAT GTTGTGGATGCAAGAGCTGGGCCTGGCTTCAAGCTAACCAAACCCAAGAAGATGAAGAACAGCGATGGGAAGAAGAAAAACAAACTGAAGAGGCTTCACAAATTCAAAAGACAAA ACTCTGATGCCCACAGCACGACCTCAAGCATGTCTCCATCCCAGTCCCCCAGCTACGAGTCAGATGACGGCTCAGACATTGAGTCCAAACAGAGGCGCCCCACTCCTTCTGTCTTTTCCTTCCTGGACCGTTCTTACTGGAAAAG ACAAAAGGTGTGCTGTGGGATTGTGTACAAAGGGCGTTTTGGTGAGGTGATGATTGACCCACGTCTCTTCAAGCCCTGCTGCAGCTCCAAGAAGCAGGAGACGTTGGTTCCCATGCAGGACACACACCTTCCCCTTCCCGCGATTCACCCCCCGCCTCTACTGCTACCAGAGGCCCAGAAAGAGGACTGGTGA